A genomic region of Acidobacteriota bacterium contains the following coding sequences:
- a CDS encoding methyltransferase domain-containing protein, translating to MSEALTPEEQKLRTEFNDWAAHGKGASMARHHRAITERMFARIGFAPGDRVLDLGCGSGWATRLAAERVGPQGLAVGVDVSDAMIAQAADAESPLHNTRFVASPADHIPWSNNFFRSVFSVESFYYYPDPRAVLDELKRVLVPGGGLFLLMCLYTGNPNAKSWIQQLAVPVQYKSTEEWRALLADAGWADARIEEFRPDPADKEPDEHAYACLAMARKP from the coding sequence ATGAGCGAAGCGCTGACGCCCGAGGAGCAAAAGCTCCGTACTGAGTTCAACGATTGGGCGGCGCACGGCAAGGGCGCCTCCATGGCGCGGCATCATCGTGCCATCACCGAGCGCATGTTTGCGCGCATCGGCTTTGCCCCGGGCGACCGCGTCCTCGACCTGGGCTGCGGTTCCGGCTGGGCGACGCGCCTCGCCGCCGAACGCGTGGGTCCGCAGGGCCTGGCGGTGGGCGTCGACGTCAGCGACGCCATGATCGCCCAGGCCGCAGATGCCGAATCGCCCCTCCACAATACCCGCTTCGTCGCCTCGCCCGCCGATCACATTCCCTGGTCGAACAATTTCTTTCGCTCCGTCTTCAGCGTTGAGAGCTTCTACTACTACCCCGACCCGCGTGCGGTGCTCGACGAACTCAAGCGCGTGCTCGTGCCCGGCGGCGGCCTGTTTCTGCTGATGTGCCTGTACACCGGCAATCCCAACGCCAAAAGCTGGATCCAGCAACTGGCCGTGCCGGTGCAGTACAAAAGTACCGAAGAATGGCGCGCCCTGCTGGCCGATGCCGGCTGGGCCGATGCCCGCATTGAAGAATTCCGCCCCGATCCAGCCGACAAAGAGCCCGACGAGCATGCCTACGCCTGCCTCGCTATGGCCCGTAAACCATAA
- a CDS encoding methyltransferase domain-containing protein, with protein MPVSDPGRPPALILCAQIAALALTRRLGRAGLAVGLWDVAPATGPDAPVAMHSRFARWRFTGSGGEDAGWADQLIQVAQTMGNRPVLVPTSDDSLLLISRQRERLMPHFRFLLPDAATLEMLLDKRCLHEAAARSGVPVPRSIPLRSRADLDSAATELGFPCLLKSAYGKVGQSAVSRLAGKVRVANREQLLRAFAALSACDDRLMLQEFLAGGADRVALYNAYFDARSEPIAVFTGRKLRQYPEAFGTACASEACAMPGLAEPLTAWLQQLRYIGPIDIGLKWSEREKVYKLLDVNPRLGQNYRTFVGDDPQHVDLGWLTYNEAAGLPLPQVRPLRALPRRWRIEDDDFRTCRHLYRCGAWSAAAWLLDALQFQSFRHESAYWSWPDPAPLLHHVSRQWRQHRRHAQHRRHSVREEFNHWAERGDAVRMEHEHRAYAERVLERMQLRPGDRVLDLGCGSGWAAQLAAGRLGAYGLAVGLDISDAMLRTANHHGPARLLCASAARMPFPDACFTHVLSVESFYYLPDSRAALSEVRRILAPGGWLYLLMFLYRGNPHARHWQKQIAVPVQLRSAQQWQELLMRSGWAEVRVEQFGPSCSAVDPGGHAWACLAVARHPQPAAAVDNQSSWTAHPALP; from the coding sequence ATGCCGGTGAGCGACCCTGGCCGTCCGCCCGCGCTGATCCTTTGCGCTCAAATTGCAGCTCTTGCCCTGACCCGCCGTCTTGGCCGCGCCGGCCTTGCGGTGGGCCTCTGGGATGTGGCGCCGGCCACAGGCCCTGATGCACCCGTGGCCATGCACTCCCGCTTTGCCCGTTGGCGGTTTACAGGCTCTGGCGGCGAGGACGCGGGTTGGGCCGATCAGTTGATTCAGGTGGCGCAGACGATGGGGAATCGGCCGGTTTTGGTCCCGACCAGCGATGACTCTCTGCTGCTGATTTCGCGCCAGCGCGAGCGGCTGATGCCGCACTTTCGCTTCCTGCTCCCGGACGCCGCGACACTGGAGATGCTACTCGACAAGCGCTGTCTGCATGAGGCCGCAGCGCGCTCTGGCGTGCCGGTGCCGCGCAGCATCCCGCTACGCTCGCGAGCCGACCTGGATTCCGCGGCGACAGAATTGGGCTTTCCGTGTCTGCTGAAATCGGCTTACGGCAAGGTCGGCCAGTCCGCCGTAAGCCGTCTGGCGGGTAAGGTGAGGGTGGCGAATCGCGAGCAGCTCCTGCGTGCATTTGCAGCGCTATCTGCCTGCGATGACCGGCTTATGTTGCAAGAGTTCTTGGCGGGCGGGGCCGACCGCGTGGCCCTCTATAACGCCTACTTTGATGCCCGCAGTGAGCCCATTGCGGTGTTTACGGGTCGCAAGCTGCGCCAATATCCGGAAGCCTTTGGCACCGCCTGTGCCAGTGAGGCCTGTGCCATGCCGGGGCTGGCTGAGCCACTGACGGCTTGGCTGCAGCAGCTCCGCTACATCGGTCCCATCGACATCGGTTTGAAATGGTCGGAGCGGGAAAAAGTCTACAAGTTGCTCGACGTGAACCCGCGCCTGGGGCAGAACTATCGGACTTTCGTGGGGGATGACCCCCAGCACGTCGATCTGGGTTGGCTCACCTATAACGAAGCGGCGGGTTTGCCACTGCCCCAAGTGCGCCCCCTGCGGGCTCTGCCACGGCGTTGGCGTATTGAAGACGATGACTTCCGCACCTGCCGCCACCTCTATCGGTGCGGCGCCTGGAGCGCCGCTGCCTGGCTGCTCGATGCCCTGCAATTTCAGTCCTTCCGGCATGAGTCGGCCTACTGGTCCTGGCCGGATCCGGCGCCGCTACTGCATCACGTCTCGAGGCAGTGGCGCCAGCACCGTCGCCACGCCCAGCACCGGCGGCACTCCGTGCGCGAGGAGTTCAATCACTGGGCCGAGCGCGGCGATGCTGTCCGCATGGAACACGAGCATCGTGCCTATGCCGAGCGCGTGCTCGAGCGCATGCAACTGCGGCCCGGTGACCGCGTGCTCGATTTAGGTTGTGGCTCAGGCTGGGCGGCCCAACTCGCCGCCGGGCGCCTGGGAGCGTACGGTCTGGCCGTCGGCCTCGATATCAGTGATGCCATGCTGCGCACCGCCAACCATCACGGCCCGGCTCGTTTGCTGTGCGCCTCTGCGGCGCGCATGCCCTTTCCCGACGCATGTTTCACCCATGTCCTGAGCGTCGAGAGCTTCTATTACCTGCCCGATTCCCGGGCTGCTCTAAGTGAAGTCCGCCGCATCCTGGCGCCCGGTGGCTGGTTGTACCTGCTGATGTTTCTTTACCGGGGCAATCCCCACGCGCGCCACTGGCAAAAACAGATTGCGGTGCCAGTACAATTGCGCAGTGCGCAGCAATGGCAGGAACTGCTGATGCGCTCCGGTTGGGCCGAAGTTCGCGTCGAGCAGTTTGGTCCCTCATGCAGCGCGGTGGACCCCGGCGGCCACGCCTGGGCTTGTTTGGCTGTCGCGCGTCATCCGCAACCGGCCGCCGCGGTGGACAACCAGAGTAGTTGGACGGCGCATCCAGCACTGCCATGA
- a CDS encoding ornithine cyclodeaminase family protein, which produces MPLPPKGSGGFMSAPGSMVGPAPAPVAEARAEWLYLDQEAMCAAGVLDMRQAMSAVAAVMVEWEKGRVRQPHKLVLRAADSSACERQWRINGLCAALGDPVRWLGMKWMASFPPNRRHGLPRASGLMILNSPESGLPLAVMDATLLSAMRTGAVTGLGVQYLAPPEVRRAAIIGAGVQARTQALGLATACPMLEDIAIVARRPEAASACVADCRRIWPIPVRVGGRADLAVADILVTATTADTPVLFAEDVRPGALTVQIAGHECSYELIAACDKIVCDDWDTVKHRGLSTPARMHAAGLLSDDRIHASLAQLLTGTRPGRERAGERIHFCHIGMGLDDVALAAAVYQNALRRGLGQALELWRAPLWA; this is translated from the coding sequence ATGCCTCTGCCGCCGAAAGGATCTGGAGGGTTTATGAGTGCTCCTGGTTCGATGGTCGGGCCTGCACCTGCACCGGTCGCGGAGGCCCGCGCCGAGTGGCTCTACCTGGATCAGGAAGCCATGTGCGCAGCCGGAGTGTTGGACATGCGGCAGGCGATGAGCGCGGTGGCTGCCGTCATGGTGGAATGGGAGAAAGGACGGGTGCGCCAGCCTCACAAGCTGGTGCTCCGCGCGGCCGACAGCAGCGCATGTGAGAGGCAGTGGCGCATCAACGGTTTGTGTGCCGCGCTGGGCGACCCCGTACGCTGGTTGGGAATGAAGTGGATGGCCAGTTTTCCGCCCAACCGCCGTCACGGTTTACCACGCGCCAGCGGCCTCATGATCCTGAATTCACCCGAATCCGGTTTGCCGCTGGCGGTCATGGACGCCACTCTGCTCAGTGCCATGCGCACCGGCGCCGTGACCGGCCTGGGGGTGCAATATTTGGCCCCGCCCGAGGTGCGCCGCGCCGCTATCATCGGTGCCGGCGTCCAGGCGCGCACGCAGGCGCTGGGCCTGGCGACCGCCTGCCCGATGCTGGAGGACATTGCGATCGTGGCACGCCGGCCCGAGGCCGCCTCGGCTTGCGTGGCCGATTGCCGGCGCATCTGGCCGATTCCGGTGCGCGTAGGCGGCCGCGCCGATCTCGCCGTTGCCGACATCCTCGTGACCGCTACCACCGCCGATACGCCCGTCCTCTTCGCCGAGGACGTCCGGCCGGGTGCTCTGACCGTGCAAATCGCCGGCCATGAGTGCAGCTACGAGTTGATCGCCGCCTGCGACAAGATTGTCTGCGACGACTGGGACACGGTGAAGCATCGCGGTCTGTCCACTCCGGCACGCATGCACGCCGCCGGCCTGCTTTCCGATGACCGCATCCATGCCAGCCTGGCGCAACTGCTCACGGGTACACGGCCCGGGCGCGAGCGCGCCGGCGAGCGCATTCACTTTTGCCATATCGGCATGGGTCTCGACGATGTGGCTCTCGCCGCTGCGGTCTACCAGAATGCGCTGCGGCGCGGCCTGGGACAAGCCCTGGAGCTCTGGCGGGCGCCGCTGTGGGCATAG